Proteins encoded together in one Porites lutea chromosome 2, jaPorLute2.1, whole genome shotgun sequence window:
- the LOC140928495 gene encoding uncharacterized protein, translated as MAENSLVDSGFKGMSCSTPANPFKAGNPFTSKSVSSVDSSMHVESPGRRFLSASLFASPLDPSVHDSSASHRFRSKNPFASESQQDTYSTDLFTHRPKLSKPIKNPADYDGTQSLRDYLKHFERCSVVNGWNQEEAALFLAAGLRGEAQKVLNGMSDSDCRTYAKIVEKLELRFGVEKQRELHQVRLHNRRQLENESVQALAADIRSLSSLAYQDLSPVTQERFAVQHFIDALKDRDDRLKLRRDKPRTLDDALSLACELEAFRLVDGDERRNPLHVRSVDAVDKEPDLLKAQLDMLRSDIRVQQQRQETQQVAMQQLVEQIQQLSKSLSLNTSGSQQRLPPSRYSNRNVQCWNCKEFGHYRRNCPKYKSLDRANPGSGNGRRVSPTGQGDA; from the coding sequence ATGGCGGAAAACTCACTTGTGGattcaggatttaaaggaatgAGTTGTTCAACGCCAGCTAATCCTTTTAAAGCGGGAAACCCATTTACATCAAAGTCTGTTTCATCTGTAGACTCATCAATGCATGTGGAGAGTCCAGGTAGGCGATTTCTATCAGCGAGCTTGTTTGCATCGCCGCTGGATCCGTCAGTACATGATAGCAGTGCAAGTCACCGATTTCGCTCCAAAAACCCGTTCGCATCGGAGAGTCAACAGGATACTTACTCCACTGATTTGTTTACACACCGCCCGAAGTTAAGCAAGCCTATTAAAAATCCTGCGGATTATGATGGTACTCAGTCGCTACGTGATTATTTGAAACACTTTGAGCGTTGCTCTGTTGTTAATGGTTGGAACCAAGAAGAAGCCGCTCTATTTCTTGCTGCAGGCCTTCGAGGAGAAGCCCAAAAGGTGCTTAATGGTATGTCTGATAGCGATTGTCGAACTTACGccaaaattgttgaaaaattgGAGCTTCGGTTTGGTGTTGAAAAGCAGCGTGAGTTACACCAAGTACGCCTTCATAACCGTCGCCAACTGGAAAACGAAAGTGTTCAAGCTCTTGCTGCAGATATTCGCTCTCTGTCAAGTTTAGCTTATCAGGACTTATCTCCGGTCACTCAAGAAAGATTTGCCGTCCAGCACTTCATTGATGCACTCAAGGATCGAGACGACAGGCTTAAATTACGTAGAGATAAACCTCGCACCTTAGATGACGCCCTGTCGCTGGCTTGTGAACTTGAGGCGTTTCGTCTCGTGGATGGAGACGAGCGGAGAAACCCTCTTCATGTTCGCTCTGTGGATGCAGTTGATAAAGAGCCTGATTTGCTTAAAGCTCAGCTGGATATGTTACGTTCTGACATTCGAGTGCAACAACAACGTCAGGAGACTCAGCAAGTTGCTATGCAACAGTTAGTTGAGCAGATACAGCAGCTCTCCAAGTCGCTCTCTTTGAACACCTCTGGTAGCCAACAGCGATTACCTCCTTCACGTTACTCCAACCGCAATGTTCAATGCTGGAATTGTAAAGAATTTGGCCATTATCGTCGTAACTGCCCAAAGTACAAGTCACTTGACCGAGCCAACCCGGGCTCGGGAAACGGCCGCAGGGTGTCGCCCACGGGCCAGGGGGATGCCTAA